The Rhododendron vialii isolate Sample 1 chromosome 5a, ASM3025357v1 genome contains a region encoding:
- the LOC131325085 gene encoding leucine-rich repeat extensin-like protein 3 isoform X2, producing MLVLPACRVAVFGFWIFLVLAANCCCGENNTVVVVGGAECADCVQHNIKTSLAFTGLHVTIECKSENGKLKTRGGSELDQEGKFRANLPRYNEITEDGGEKLKEDCFAQLHSASGAPCPIQNHQKDSKVVLKSEANGKQVFGLNGNLKFSPITCTSAFLWPYFKHPPLHKFPFYFPPPLPPQTLPPSRPVNTNPPPPQPEASPPPSPVYSYPPPPAVPVYNNPPPTEPEGSPPPRPQPPLYNNPPPSAVPVYNNPPPTEPEGSPPPQPRPQPPPPQQQPLPPPPLYNNPPPSAPRPQPPPPQPQPLPPPPLYNNPAPSPAPVYNNPPSAKPKASPPPVPVYNNPAPTPSPVYIEPISPATPSPDYGQILPPPSPVYKKPLPPPAVPVYTKPLPPPPTQKPKFTKPLLPPKPVIEKPLPPLASPHKSFPQIPKAPPIPQLPPTPTNPRRFFNKPTVGHQSPLPPSPSHA from the exons ATGTTGGTGCTTCCTGCTTGTCGTGTGGCTGTGTTTGGCTTCTGGATTTTCTTGGTATTGGCTGCAAACTGCTGCTGTGGTGAGAATAAcacagtggtggtggtgggaggtgCAGAATGTGCAGATTGTGTGCAACATAATATTAAGACCAGCCTGGCCTTTACGG GGCTTCATGTGACCATTGAGTGCAAGTCTGAAAATGGAAAGCTCAAAACAAGAGGGGGAAGTGAACTGGATCAAGAAGGGAAATTCAGAGCAAATCTTCCCAGATATAATGAGATTACAGAAGATGGAGGAGAAAAACTGAAAGAGGATTGTTTTGCACAGCTTCACAGCGCATCCGGTGCACCGTGCCCGATTCAGAACCATCAAAAAGACTCGAAAGTTGTTCTCAAATCAGAAGCAAATGGGAAACAAGTCTTTGGATTGAATGGAAATCTCAAATTTTCTCCCATCACCTGCACTTCAGCCTTCTTGTGGCCTTACTTCAAGCACCCACCATTACACAAGTTCCCTTTTTATTTTCCTCCACCACTCCCACCTCAGACACTTCCACCATCAAGACCAGTAAACACCAACCCACCTCCACCTCAACCCGAGGcctctccaccaccatcaccggtGTACAGTTACCCGCCTCCACCAGCTGTACCAGTGTACAATAACCCACCCCCTACAGAGCCCGAGGGCTCTCCACCACCACGACCACAACCACCATTATATAACAACCCACCTCCATCAGCTGTACCAGTATACAATAACCCACCCCCTACGGAGCCAGAGGGctctccaccaccacaaccacgaccacaaccacctccaccacaaCAGCagccacttccaccaccaccattataTAACAACCCACCTCCATCAG CACCACGACCacaaccacctccaccacaaccgcaaccacttccaccaccaccattataCAACAACCCAGCTCCATCACCAGCACCAGTATACAACAACCCTCCTTCAGCAAAACCTAAGGCCTCTCCACCACCGGTGCCAGTATACAACAACCCAGCTCCAACACCAAGCCCAGTGTACATAGAGCCAATTTCACCAGCTACTCCAAGTCCCGATTATGGTCAAATTCTTCCACCACCCTCTCCAGTTTATAAGAAGCCACTTCCTCCTCCAGCAGTTCCAGTATACACCAAGCCACTTCCACCGCCACCAACACAAAAACCAAAATTCACTAAGCCACTTCTACCGCCTAAACCAGTAATTGAAAAGCCACTTCCACCTCTTGCATCACCACACAAATCATTCCCTCAAATCCCGAAAGCTCCTCCAATCCCTCAACTTCCGCCGACTCCAACGAACCCACGGAGGTTTTTCAACAAACCCACGGTTGGGCACCAATCCCCCCTTCCACCTTCACCGTCTCATGCCTAA
- the LOC131325085 gene encoding proline-rich protein 4-like isoform X5: MLVLPACRVAVFGFWIFLVLAANCCCGENNTVVVVGGAECADCVQHNIKTSLAFTGLHVTIECKSENGKLKTRGGSELDQEGKFRANLPRYNEITEDGGEKLKEDCFAQLHSASGAPCPIQNHQKDSKVVLKSEANGKQVFGLNGNLKFSPITCTSAFLWPYFKHPPLHKFPFYFPPPLPPQTLPPSRPVNTNPPPPQPEASPPPSPVYSYPPPPAVPVYNNPPPTEPEGSPRPQPPPPQPQPLPPPPLYNNPAPSPAPVYNNPPSAKPKASPPPVPVYNNPAPTPSPVYIEPISPATPSPDYGQILPPPSPVYKKPLPPPAVPVYTKPLPPPPTQKPKFTKPLLPPKPVIEKPLPPLASPHKSFPQIPKAPPIPQLPPTPTNPRRFFNKPTVGHQSPLPPSPSHA; encoded by the exons ATGTTGGTGCTTCCTGCTTGTCGTGTGGCTGTGTTTGGCTTCTGGATTTTCTTGGTATTGGCTGCAAACTGCTGCTGTGGTGAGAATAAcacagtggtggtggtgggaggtgCAGAATGTGCAGATTGTGTGCAACATAATATTAAGACCAGCCTGGCCTTTACGG GGCTTCATGTGACCATTGAGTGCAAGTCTGAAAATGGAAAGCTCAAAACAAGAGGGGGAAGTGAACTGGATCAAGAAGGGAAATTCAGAGCAAATCTTCCCAGATATAATGAGATTACAGAAGATGGAGGAGAAAAACTGAAAGAGGATTGTTTTGCACAGCTTCACAGCGCATCCGGTGCACCGTGCCCGATTCAGAACCATCAAAAAGACTCGAAAGTTGTTCTCAAATCAGAAGCAAATGGGAAACAAGTCTTTGGATTGAATGGAAATCTCAAATTTTCTCCCATCACCTGCACTTCAGCCTTCTTGTGGCCTTACTTCAAGCACCCACCATTACACAAGTTCCCTTTTTATTTTCCTCCACCACTCCCACCTCAGACACTTCCACCATCAAGACCAGTAAACACCAACCCACCTCCACCTCAACCCGAGGcctctccaccaccatcaccggtGTACAGTTACCCGCCTCCACCAGCTGTACCAGTGTACAATAACCCACCCCCTACAGAGCCCGAGGGCT CACCACGACCacaaccacctccaccacaaccgcaaccacttccaccaccaccattataCAACAACCCAGCTCCATCACCAGCACCAGTATACAACAACCCTCCTTCAGCAAAACCTAAGGCCTCTCCACCACCGGTGCCAGTATACAACAACCCAGCTCCAACACCAAGCCCAGTGTACATAGAGCCAATTTCACCAGCTACTCCAAGTCCCGATTATGGTCAAATTCTTCCACCACCCTCTCCAGTTTATAAGAAGCCACTTCCTCCTCCAGCAGTTCCAGTATACACCAAGCCACTTCCACCGCCACCAACACAAAAACCAAAATTCACTAAGCCACTTCTACCGCCTAAACCAGTAATTGAAAAGCCACTTCCACCTCTTGCATCACCACACAAATCATTCCCTCAAATCCCGAAAGCTCCTCCAATCCCTCAACTTCCGCCGACTCCAACGAACCCACGGAGGTTTTTCAACAAACCCACGGTTGGGCACCAATCCCCCCTTCCACCTTCACCGTCTCATGCCTAA
- the LOC131325085 gene encoding extensin-like isoform X4, translating to MLVLPACRVAVFGFWIFLVLAANCCCGENNTVVVVGGAECADCVQHNIKTSLAFTGLHVTIECKSENGKLKTRGGSELDQEGKFRANLPRYNEITEDGGEKLKEDCFAQLHSASGAPCPIQNHQKDSKVVLKSEANGKQVFGLNGNLKFSPITCTSAFLWPYFKHPPLHKFPFYFPPPLPPQTLPPSRPVNTNPPPPQPEASPPPSPVYSYPPPSAVPVYNNPPPTEPEGSPPPQPRPQPPPPQQQPLPPPPLYNNPPPSAPRPQPPPPQPQPLPPPPLYNNPAPSPAPVYNNPPSAKPKASPPPVPVYNNPAPTPSPVYIEPISPATPSPDYGQILPPPSPVYKKPLPPPAVPVYTKPLPPPPTQKPKFTKPLLPPKPVIEKPLPPLASPHKSFPQIPKAPPIPQLPPTPTNPRRFFNKPTVGHQSPLPPSPSHA from the exons ATGTTGGTGCTTCCTGCTTGTCGTGTGGCTGTGTTTGGCTTCTGGATTTTCTTGGTATTGGCTGCAAACTGCTGCTGTGGTGAGAATAAcacagtggtggtggtgggaggtgCAGAATGTGCAGATTGTGTGCAACATAATATTAAGACCAGCCTGGCCTTTACGG GGCTTCATGTGACCATTGAGTGCAAGTCTGAAAATGGAAAGCTCAAAACAAGAGGGGGAAGTGAACTGGATCAAGAAGGGAAATTCAGAGCAAATCTTCCCAGATATAATGAGATTACAGAAGATGGAGGAGAAAAACTGAAAGAGGATTGTTTTGCACAGCTTCACAGCGCATCCGGTGCACCGTGCCCGATTCAGAACCATCAAAAAGACTCGAAAGTTGTTCTCAAATCAGAAGCAAATGGGAAACAAGTCTTTGGATTGAATGGAAATCTCAAATTTTCTCCCATCACCTGCACTTCAGCCTTCTTGTGGCCTTACTTCAAGCACCCACCATTACACAAGTTCCCTTTTTATTTTCCTCCACCACTCCCACCTCAGACACTTCCACCATCAAGACCAGTAAACACCAACCCACCTCCACCTCAACCCGAGGcctctccaccaccatcaccggtGTACAGTTACCCGC CTCCATCAGCTGTACCAGTATACAATAACCCACCCCCTACGGAGCCAGAGGGctctccaccaccacaaccacgaccacaaccacctccaccacaaCAGCagccacttccaccaccaccattataTAACAACCCACCTCCATCAG CACCACGACCacaaccacctccaccacaaccgcaaccacttccaccaccaccattataCAACAACCCAGCTCCATCACCAGCACCAGTATACAACAACCCTCCTTCAGCAAAACCTAAGGCCTCTCCACCACCGGTGCCAGTATACAACAACCCAGCTCCAACACCAAGCCCAGTGTACATAGAGCCAATTTCACCAGCTACTCCAAGTCCCGATTATGGTCAAATTCTTCCACCACCCTCTCCAGTTTATAAGAAGCCACTTCCTCCTCCAGCAGTTCCAGTATACACCAAGCCACTTCCACCGCCACCAACACAAAAACCAAAATTCACTAAGCCACTTCTACCGCCTAAACCAGTAATTGAAAAGCCACTTCCACCTCTTGCATCACCACACAAATCATTCCCTCAAATCCCGAAAGCTCCTCCAATCCCTCAACTTCCGCCGACTCCAACGAACCCACGGAGGTTTTTCAACAAACCCACGGTTGGGCACCAATCCCCCCTTCCACCTTCACCGTCTCATGCCTAA
- the LOC131325085 gene encoding extensin-1-like isoform X3, producing the protein MLVLPACRVAVFGFWIFLVLAANCCCGENNTVVVVGGAECADCVQHNIKTSLAFTGLHVTIECKSENGKLKTRGGSELDQEGKFRANLPRYNEITEDGGEKLKEDCFAQLHSASGAPCPIQNHQKDSKVVLKSEANGKQVFGLNGNLKFSPITCTSAFLWPYFKHPPLHKFPFYFPPPLPPQTLPPSRPVNTNPPPPQPEASPPPSPVYSYPPPPAVPVYNNPPPTEPEGSPPPQQQPLPPPPLYNNPPPSAAPVYNNPPPTEPEDPPPPRPQPPPPQPQPLPPPPLYNNPAPSPAPVYNNPPSAKPKASPPPVPVYNNPAPTPSPVYIEPISPATPSPDYGQILPPPSPVYKKPLPPPAVPVYTKPLPPPPTQKPKFTKPLLPPKPVIEKPLPPLASPHKSFPQIPKAPPIPQLPPTPTNPRRFFNKPTVGHQSPLPPSPSHA; encoded by the exons ATGTTGGTGCTTCCTGCTTGTCGTGTGGCTGTGTTTGGCTTCTGGATTTTCTTGGTATTGGCTGCAAACTGCTGCTGTGGTGAGAATAAcacagtggtggtggtgggaggtgCAGAATGTGCAGATTGTGTGCAACATAATATTAAGACCAGCCTGGCCTTTACGG GGCTTCATGTGACCATTGAGTGCAAGTCTGAAAATGGAAAGCTCAAAACAAGAGGGGGAAGTGAACTGGATCAAGAAGGGAAATTCAGAGCAAATCTTCCCAGATATAATGAGATTACAGAAGATGGAGGAGAAAAACTGAAAGAGGATTGTTTTGCACAGCTTCACAGCGCATCCGGTGCACCGTGCCCGATTCAGAACCATCAAAAAGACTCGAAAGTTGTTCTCAAATCAGAAGCAAATGGGAAACAAGTCTTTGGATTGAATGGAAATCTCAAATTTTCTCCCATCACCTGCACTTCAGCCTTCTTGTGGCCTTACTTCAAGCACCCACCATTACACAAGTTCCCTTTTTATTTTCCTCCACCACTCCCACCTCAGACACTTCCACCATCAAGACCAGTAAACACCAACCCACCTCCACCTCAACCCGAGGcctctccaccaccatcaccggtGTACAGTTACCCGCCTCCACCAGCTGTACCAGTGTACAATAACCCACCCCCTACAGAGCCCGAGGGCT cacctccaccacaaCAGCagccacttccaccaccaccattataTAACAACCCACCTCCATCAGCTGCACCAGTATACAATAACCCACCCCCTACAGAACCCGAGGACCCTCCACCACCACGACCacaaccacctccaccacaaccgcaaccacttccaccaccaccattataCAACAACCCAGCTCCATCACCAGCACCAGTATACAACAACCCTCCTTCAGCAAAACCTAAGGCCTCTCCACCACCGGTGCCAGTATACAACAACCCAGCTCCAACACCAAGCCCAGTGTACATAGAGCCAATTTCACCAGCTACTCCAAGTCCCGATTATGGTCAAATTCTTCCACCACCCTCTCCAGTTTATAAGAAGCCACTTCCTCCTCCAGCAGTTCCAGTATACACCAAGCCACTTCCACCGCCACCAACACAAAAACCAAAATTCACTAAGCCACTTCTACCGCCTAAACCAGTAATTGAAAAGCCACTTCCACCTCTTGCATCACCACACAAATCATTCCCTCAAATCCCGAAAGCTCCTCCAATCCCTCAACTTCCGCCGACTCCAACGAACCCACGGAGGTTTTTCAACAAACCCACGGTTGGGCACCAATCCCCCCTTCCACCTTCACCGTCTCATGCCTAA
- the LOC131325085 gene encoding leucine-rich repeat extensin-like protein 3 isoform X1, with protein sequence MLVLPACRVAVFGFWIFLVLAANCCCGENNTVVVVGGAECADCVQHNIKTSLAFTGLHVTIECKSENGKLKTRGGSELDQEGKFRANLPRYNEITEDGGEKLKEDCFAQLHSASGAPCPIQNHQKDSKVVLKSEANGKQVFGLNGNLKFSPITCTSAFLWPYFKHPPLHKFPFYFPPPLPPQTLPPSRPVNTNPPPPQPEASPPPSPVYSYPPPPAVPVYNNPPPTEPEGSPPPRPQPPLYNNPPPSAVPVYNNPPPTEPEGSPPPQPRPQPPPPQQQPLPPPPLYNNPPPSAAPVYNNPPPTEPEDPPPPRPQPPPPQPQPLPPPPLYNNPAPSPAPVYNNPPSAKPKASPPPVPVYNNPAPTPSPVYIEPISPATPSPDYGQILPPPSPVYKKPLPPPAVPVYTKPLPPPPTQKPKFTKPLLPPKPVIEKPLPPLASPHKSFPQIPKAPPIPQLPPTPTNPRRFFNKPTVGHQSPLPPSPSHA encoded by the exons ATGTTGGTGCTTCCTGCTTGTCGTGTGGCTGTGTTTGGCTTCTGGATTTTCTTGGTATTGGCTGCAAACTGCTGCTGTGGTGAGAATAAcacagtggtggtggtgggaggtgCAGAATGTGCAGATTGTGTGCAACATAATATTAAGACCAGCCTGGCCTTTACGG GGCTTCATGTGACCATTGAGTGCAAGTCTGAAAATGGAAAGCTCAAAACAAGAGGGGGAAGTGAACTGGATCAAGAAGGGAAATTCAGAGCAAATCTTCCCAGATATAATGAGATTACAGAAGATGGAGGAGAAAAACTGAAAGAGGATTGTTTTGCACAGCTTCACAGCGCATCCGGTGCACCGTGCCCGATTCAGAACCATCAAAAAGACTCGAAAGTTGTTCTCAAATCAGAAGCAAATGGGAAACAAGTCTTTGGATTGAATGGAAATCTCAAATTTTCTCCCATCACCTGCACTTCAGCCTTCTTGTGGCCTTACTTCAAGCACCCACCATTACACAAGTTCCCTTTTTATTTTCCTCCACCACTCCCACCTCAGACACTTCCACCATCAAGACCAGTAAACACCAACCCACCTCCACCTCAACCCGAGGcctctccaccaccatcaccggtGTACAGTTACCCGCCTCCACCAGCTGTACCAGTGTACAATAACCCACCCCCTACAGAGCCCGAGGGCTCTCCACCACCACGACCACAACCACCATTATATAACAACCCACCTCCATCAGCTGTACCAGTATACAATAACCCACCCCCTACGGAGCCAGAGGGctctccaccaccacaaccacgaccacaaccacctccaccacaaCAGCagccacttccaccaccaccattataTAACAACCCACCTCCATCAGCTGCACCAGTATACAATAACCCACCCCCTACAGAACCCGAGGACCCTCCACCACCACGACCacaaccacctccaccacaaccgcaaccacttccaccaccaccattataCAACAACCCAGCTCCATCACCAGCACCAGTATACAACAACCCTCCTTCAGCAAAACCTAAGGCCTCTCCACCACCGGTGCCAGTATACAACAACCCAGCTCCAACACCAAGCCCAGTGTACATAGAGCCAATTTCACCAGCTACTCCAAGTCCCGATTATGGTCAAATTCTTCCACCACCCTCTCCAGTTTATAAGAAGCCACTTCCTCCTCCAGCAGTTCCAGTATACACCAAGCCACTTCCACCGCCACCAACACAAAAACCAAAATTCACTAAGCCACTTCTACCGCCTAAACCAGTAATTGAAAAGCCACTTCCACCTCTTGCATCACCACACAAATCATTCCCTCAAATCCCGAAAGCTCCTCCAATCCCTCAACTTCCGCCGACTCCAACGAACCCACGGAGGTTTTTCAACAAACCCACGGTTGGGCACCAATCCCCCCTTCCACCTTCACCGTCTCATGCCTAA